The Fusarium musae strain F31 chromosome 10, whole genome shotgun sequence genome window below encodes:
- a CDS encoding hypothetical protein (EggNog:ENOG41), with translation MASFERFPELPKELRDQIWSFAGRDDRPGVHIFGQHDKTKENTSESRFLRYDDRTSENWAAPSWRRYYENFNEDRSDENISTYLIDGGLWTACHESRLVMERRFEQSKRKLVDEKPRQRHDRTKEVFRKATTGCFDGTPLHPVTVFPHRDLFVLQCNDLKNVNWSLLGLEASMEIPAEGFGGVRHVALEYDPKWWSEAHARTTPLCLIEDVWAIMEAAFKMSPTVSRLWFIDRSLRRKKEAPAFKETAEDGFGINAFYASDRRFLEVDHNNPGHLEEEWEYTGCLKDESNNGLSSSLDFLRALELELYDMSFPTSDNYSEDYSIVGLLGWDNK, from the coding sequence ATGGCTTCTTTCGAAAGATTCCCAGAGCTTCCCAAAGAGCTTCGGGATCAGATCTGGAGTTTCGCTGGTCGAGATGACCGTCCCGGTGTACATATCTTCGGACAGCATGACAAAACAAAGGAGAATACCAGCGAGAGCCGTTTCCTAAGATACGATGACAGAACAAGCGAAAACTGGGCAGCGCCTTCATGGCGCCGATACTATGAGAACTTCAACGAGGACCGCAGCGACGAAAACATCTCAACGTACTTGATCGATGGCGGCCTATGGACAGCTTGTCATGAATCGCGGCTCGTCATGGAAAGGCGATTTGAACAGTCGAAGCGAAAGCTTGTTGACGAAAAACCTCGCCAAAGACACGATAGAACAAAAGAAGTCTTCAGAAAGGCTACAACAGGCTGCTTTGACGGTACACCTCTTCATCCAGTGACAGTCTTTCCCCACCGGGACCTTTTTGTCCTTCAGTGCAATGACTTGAAAAACGTCAACTGGAGCTTACTTGGTTTAGAGGCTTCAATGGAGATTCCTGCAGAAGGTTTTGGTGGGGTGAGGCACGTCGCGTTAGAGTACGACCCAAAGTGGTGGAGTGAGGCTCACGCAAGGACAACGCCTTTGTGCCTGATTGAAGATGTTTGGGCAATCATGGAGGCTGCCTTTAAAATGTCGCCCACTGTCTCGAGACTTTGGTTTATTGACCGCTCCCTGAGACGAAAGAAAGAGGCTCCGGCGTTCAAAGAAACGGCAGAGGATGGCTTCGGGATTAATGCCTTCTATGCCAGCGACAGAAGATTTTTGGAGGTAGACCATAACAACCCAGGCCATCTCGAAGAGGAGTGGGAATATACCGGATGCCTGAAAGACGAGTCAAACAATGGCTTAAGTTCGTCGCTGGATTTCTTGCGAGCATTGGAGTTAGAGCTCTACGACATGTCATTTCCCACTTCAGATAATTATTCTGAAGATTACTCTATTGTTGGGCTCCTTGGGTGGGACAATAAATAA
- a CDS encoding hypothetical protein (EggNog:ENOG41), producing MRRFMLLGALFGRALATCYYPNGINAAKDYKYEPCGNSTTTYSTCCYFGEGDKCLANGLCNQPGKYDYRAACQNKDWSNCPEVCMDTESGTWFPLQTCGKNKYCCPPADGSDCCDSGAQIYTLKAPDPKSSTKTSDATSTFQSVIRTTIIQSPTSTANRGDSSVKKSSTPAIVGGTVGGVSFIGFLFLGVFCVYKRRDRPSTPHATAVTPEKKDDASSGKGNATVEVLPQTGVAEAEGTEGNRYTEVDSRAVNGTLPPLAYPEDDGMPQPADVSLPQQPYPENDNMPRAGRPGQGLRGQAMRRAGNASTEADSNPIFHADSNPILQADSNPLNEAPDDAWVRPRIVTITKSASHELP from the exons ATGCGTAGATTTATGTTGCTGGGCGCGCTGTTTGGTCGAGCATTAGCGACATGCTATTACCCCAACGGTATCAACGCAGCAAAAGATTACAAGTACGAACCATGCGGCAACTCAACCACGACGTACTCTACATGTTGCTACTTTGGAGAGGGCGACAAATGTTTGGCAAACGGCTTGTGCAACCAACCAGGAAAATACGACTACCGCGCTGCTTGTCAGAACAAAGACTGGTCTAATTGCCCAGAGGTTTGCATGGACA CGGAATCTGGCACTTGGTTCCCACTGCAGACATGTGGAAAGAATAAATACTGCTGCCCTCCAGCAGACGGAAGCGATTGTTGCGACAGCGGCGCTCAGATCTATACCCTCAAAGCACCCGATCCCAAATCAAGCACCAAGACGAGCGATGCGACGAGTACTTTCCAAAGCGTCATTCGCACTACCATTATACAGAGTCCGACCTCAACAGCAAATCGAGGGGATAGCTCGGTCAAAAAGTCCTCTACGCCTGCGATTGTCGGAGGTACAGTCGGCGGTGTTTCGTTTATCGGGTTCTTGTTCCTTGGAGTCTTCTGCGTTTACAAGCGGCGCGATCGCCCTTCTACTCCGCACGCGACTGCAGTGAcacccgagaagaaggatgatgcttCGAGCGGCAAAGGCAACGCCACGGTCGAGGTCTTGCCTCAGACCGGCGTTGCGGAAGCTGAAGGGACAGAGGGTAATAGGTACACTGAAGTTGACTCGCGGGCTGTCAATGGTACCCTTCCTCCACTCGCGTACCCTGAGGACGATGGAATGCCACAGCCCGCCGATGTTTCACTCCCTCAGCAGCCGTATCCTGAGAACGATAATATGCCACGAGCGGGTAGGCCAGGACAAGGTCTTCGGGGACAGGCAATGAGAAGGGCAGGAAATGCTTCGACTGAGGCAGACTCCAACCCAATCTTCCATGCGGATTCAAATCCTATCTTACAAGCTGATTCCAACCCGCTTAACGAAGCGCCGGATGATGCTTGGGTCAGGCCCCGTATTGTGACCATTACGAAAAGCGCGTCGCATGAACTCCCATAG
- a CDS encoding hypothetical protein (EggNog:ENOG41), whose amino-acid sequence MQQRLRSLKRPLLLAAAATTTVTLGGAYYASRNKTHIVDKPLVPLKRDEKNRIVPPTFSATKTRASQLAELRRSGQDTEYDLLIIGGGATGTGIAVDAITRGLKVALVERDDFSSGTSSKSTKLVHGGVRYLEKAVWNLDYGQLQLVMEALRERKTFLNIAPHLSSSLPILLPLQKWWEAPYFWAGTKAYDLLAGSQGLESSYYMSKNKALEAFPLLRRENMVGALVYYDGQHNDSRMNVALALTASHYGATVLNHVEVTGLEKDANGKIMGAQVRDVLASKDGDAAAAQPFKVRAKGVVNATGPFTDAIHQMDDPSRKPIVAPASGVHVMLPKEICPNGLGLLDAATSDGRVIFVLPWQGYTLAGTTDNPCEVEAAPVAQQQDVDFILKEVSKLLTPESVLSRKDVLAAWSGIRPLVKNPNAKNTESLVRSHLITTSPSGLLTCAGGKWTTYREMAEDTVNEAIKLFDLKPQAVALPDISGAGASGFTTRGVCCTRNVPLIGAHGYSTSLASQLMEFYNIDADIADHLAHNYGDRAWTLLSISPALNTRLVSSLPFIEAEVSHGIRSEAACTIPDIIARRTRLSFLDSHKALEALPRVLEIASTELQWSAARKEQEKADAIKFLASMGLEQQTDAPVQASQEEKMPARSIEHAPRPTRVGGLDVDLNGLGGTGSYSKSRDD is encoded by the exons ATGCAGCAAAGATTACGGTCGCTCAAGCGCCCTCTGCTcctcgcagcagcagccacaaCAACAGTCACCCTCGGCGGAGCATACTACGCCTCCCGCAACAAGACACACATCGTCGACAAGCCCCTCGTTCCCCTCAAGCGCGATGAAAAGAACCGCATCGTCCCTCCTACATTCAGCGCCACAAAGACCCGCGCCTCACAACTCGCTGAGCTGCGTCGCAGCGGCCAAGACACAGAATAcgacctcctcatcatcggagGCGGCGCTACAGGAACCGGTATCGCCGTTGACGCCATCACCCGCGGTCTCAAAGTCGCTCTTGTAGAGCGCGATGACTTTTCCTCTGGcacaagctcaaagagcACGAAGCTCGTTCACGGTGGTGTGCGATATTTAGAAAAGGCTGTTTGGAACCTTGACTATGGTCAATTGCAGCTTGTTATGGAAGCTCTTCGTGAGCGCAAGACGTTCCTCAACATTGCTCCTCACTTGTCCAGCTCATTGCCAATTCTACTACCCCTCCAGAAATGGTGGGAGGCGCCCTACTTCTGGGCTGGTACCAAGGCCTACGATCTCCTCGCTGGCTCGCAGGGTCTTGAGAGCTCATACTACATgagcaagaacaaggcccTCGAGGCATTCCCTCTCTTGCGACGGGAGAACATGGTTGGTGCGCTGGTATACTATGATGGTCAGCATAACGACTCTCGAATGAACGTCGCTCTCGCTCTGACTGCTTCTCACTACGGCGCTACTGTTCTCAACCACGTTGAAGTAACTGGTCTCGAGAAGGATGCCAACGGCAAGATCATGGGCGCTCAAGTCCGCGATGTCCTCGCCTCCAAGGACGGCGATGCCGCTGCCGCTCAGCCCTTCAAGGTCCGCGCCAAGGGAGTCGTCAACGCAACCGGTCCCTTCACTGATGCCATTCACCAAATGGACGATCCCTCTCGCAAGCCCATTGTCGCTCCCGCTTCTGGTGTGCACGTCATGCTCCCCAAGGAGATCTGCCCCAacggtcttggtcttctcgaCGCTGCTACCTCAGACGGTCGCGTTATCTTTGTTCTTCCCTGGCAGGGCTACACTCTCGCTGGTACCACCGACAACCCATGCGAAGTTGAAGCTGCGCCTGTTGCGCAACAGCAGGATGTTGACTTTATCCTCAAGGAAGTCAGCAAGCTTCTGACACCCGAGTCTGTTCTTTCGCGCAAGGACGTCCTCGCTGCTTGGTCTG GCATCCGACCTCTCGTCAAGAACCCCAACGCCAAGAACACCGAGTCCCTCGTCCGAAGCCATCTCATTACCACATCCCCCTCCGGTCTGCTCACCTGCGCTGGTGGCAAGTGGACCACCTACCGTGAAATGGCCGAGGACACCGTCAAtgaggccatcaagctcttcgACCTCAAGCCCCAAGCCGTGGCTCTTCCCGACATCAGCGGCGCCGGCGCTTCCGGCTTCACCACCCGCGGCGTCTGCTGCACTCGCAACGTTCCTCTGATCGGCGCCCACGGATACTCTACATCTCTCGCCTCTCAATTGATGGAGTTCTACAACATTGACGCTGACATCGCTGACCATCTCGCTCACAACTACGGTGATCGCGCCTGGACTCTCCTCTCCATCTCTCCCGCCCTCAACACCCGTCTCGTCTCCTCTCTCCCCTTCATCGAGGCTGAGGTCTCTCACGGCATTCGCTCCGAAGCCGCCTGCACAATCCCCGACATCATCGCCCGCCGCACCCGTCTCTCATTCCTCGACTCccacaaggctcttgaagcTCTTCCCCGCGTTCTTGAGATCGCCTCCACAGAACTACAATGGAGCGCCGCCCGcaaggagcaggagaaggcTGATGCTATCAAGTTCCTCGCCTCTATGGGTCTTGAGCAGCAGACCGATGCGCCCGTGCAGGCCTCccaggaggagaagatgccCGCGCGCAGCATTGAGCACGCACCCCGACCGACCCGCGttggtggtcttgatgttgacctgaatggtcttggtggtaCCGGCTCTTACAGCAAGTCGCGCGACGACTAG
- a CDS encoding hypothetical protein (EggNog:ENOG41) produces the protein MNDSISESSVHKSSIPTKVEMSQNEKYSEAPSEPPTIPPPPEQYAWSRVREYCQDAFSEFFGTFILLLFGDGVVAQVVLSRGTKGDYQSISWGWGLGVMLGVYVGGKSGGHLNPAVTLANCIFRGHPWRKFPVYAVAQVLGAMCAAAVVYGNYKSAFDAYEGGPGIRTVIGENATAGVFCTYPAEFMTRTGMFFSEFIASTILQFVIFAMADSANIGAGPLMPLGLFFLIFGIGACFGWETGYAINLARDFGPRLVSYMIGYGSEVWSAGGYYFWIPMVAPFLGCAFGGLLYDVFIYTGPSPINTPGMGLPRLLSPRRSTWSNTYSASSPV, from the exons ATGAACGACTCCATCTCTGAATCTTCTGTGCACAAATCTTCCATCCCCACTAAAGTCGAGATGAGCCAGAATGAAAAGTACAGCGAGGCTCCGAGTGAACCGCCCACTATTCCTCCCCCGCCGGAGCAGTATGCCTGGAGTCGAGTGAGGGAGTACTGCCAAGATGCCTTTTCAGAATTCTTCGGTACtttcattcttctcctctttggTGACGGCGTCGTTGCTCAGGTTGTCCTCAGTCGGGGAACAAAGGGCGATTACCAGAGTATCTCGTGGGGATGGGG TCTCGGTGTCATGCTTGGAGTATATGTTGGCGGTAAATCAGGCGGTCACTTGAACCCAGCCGTGACTCTTGCCAACTGTATATTCAGAGGTCATCCATGGAGAAAGTTCCCCGTGTATGCCGTCGCTCAAGTCCTTGGAGCCATGTGTGCTGCTGCCGTTGTGTACGGCAACTACAAGTCTGCCTTTGATGCATACGAAGGCGGACCAGGAATTCGAACAGTGATAGGCGAGAATGCAACTGCCGGTGTATTCTGCACATATCCCGCCGAATTCATGACACGCACTGGCATGTTCTTCTCTGAATTCATCGCCAGCACGATTCTGCAGTTTGTCATTTTCGCTATGGCTGATAGCGCTAACATCGGTGCTGGTCCTTTGATGCCGCTTGGCTTGTTCTTCCTGATCTTTGGAATTGGTGCTTGCTTCGGTTGGGAGACTGGCTATGCCATTAACTTGGCTCGTGATTTTGGGCCTCGTTTGGTTTCATACATGATCGGATATGGAAGTGAGGTTTGGTCTGCTGGCGGGTACTACTTCTGG ATCCCGATGGTGGCGCCCTTTTTGGGATGTGCTTTCGGTGGCCTTCTGTATGATGTTTTTATCTATACAGGACCCAGCCCGATCAACACGCCAGGCATGGGTCTCCCACGTCTCTTGAGCCCCCGTCGCTCGACGTGGTCCAACACTTACAGCGCTTCCTCTCCCGTATAG
- a CDS encoding hypothetical protein (EggNog:ENOG41): MPMLNGKSNPTFIGAIDQGTTSSRFLIFDTSGEVVATHQLEFKQYYPHPGWHEHDPEELISSVEQCIDGAVEAFEGQGHSREQIKAVGITNQRETTVVWDKTTGNALHNAIVWTDTRSKDLVRRLKRRLGASELISRCGIPLSTYPSVSKLLWLLENIPEVKDAYERGVLAFGTVDTWLTYKLNGGTDRDVYVSDPSNASRTMFMNLESLQYDEDILDWFRIDDKKITLPRIVRSSDSKAYGTLAKTSLKGVKITGCLGDQSAALVGQKGFTPGLAKNTYGTGCFLLYNVGSKPVISTHGLLTTVAFDFGEGNTMYALEGSIAVAGSSVKFLVDNFGFIESSAKLSALAETVEDNGGCTFVTAFSGLFAPYWIDDARGTIFGITAYTQRGHVARATLEATCFQTKAILDSMEKDSGHALTELAVDGGMCNSDLIMQTQSDLIGIPVNRPGMRETTALGAAIAAGFAVGIWKSFDELKEVNTQGRTIFKPQIAEEEATKRFSRWTKAVEMSKGWANE; this comes from the exons ATGCCTATGCTCAACGGAAAATCGAATCCTACCTTTATTGGTGCCATTGATCAGGGTACGACAAGTTCTCGCTTCCTGATCTTCGACACCAGTGGCGAAGTTGTAGCTACTCATCAGCTTGAATTCAAGCAATACTATCCTCATCCTGG ATGGCATGAGCATGATCCTGAAGAGCTCATCAGCTCTGTTGAGCAGTGCATTGATGGCGCTGTAGAAGCCTTTGAAGGTCAAGGTCACTCTCGCGAGCAGATCAAGGCCGTTGGTATCACAAACCAGCGTGAGACTACTGTTGTCTGGGACAAGACCACCGGCAATGCTCTGCACAACGCCATCGTCTGGACAGACACACGATCGAAAGATCTAGTCCGCCGCCTGAAGCGCCGTCTTGGCGCGAGCGAGTTGATCTCGCGATGCGGAATTCCTCTCTCCACATATCCCTCCGTCAGCAAACTTCTCTGGCTTCTCGAAAACATCCCCGAAGTCAAAGATGCATATGAGCGCGGTGTTCTCGCTTTTGGAACGGTAGACACTTGGCTTACGTATAAGCTCAACGGCGGAACGGACCGAGATGTCTACGTTTCTGACCCGTCAAATGCGTCGAGGACCATGTTTATGAATCTCGAGTCTCTGCAGTATGACGAGGATATTCTGGACTGGTTTAGGATCGATGACAAGAAGATTACGCTGCCAAGAATCGTGCGGTCGTCTGATAGCAAGGCGTACGGCACACTTGCTAAGACATCGCTCAAGGGCGTCAAGATCACTGGATGTCTGGGCGACCAGTCTGCAGCTCTTGTTGGACAGAAGGGCTTCACCCCCGGTCTTGCCAAGAACACATATGGCACAGGCTGCTTTCTGCTCTACAACGTTGGTTCCAAGCCCGTGATTTCAACACACGGACTTCTCACAACGGTAGCCTTTGATTTTGGCGAGGGCAACACCATGTACGCCCTCGAAGGCAGCATCGCCGTCGCGGGCTCAAGCGTAAAGTTCTTAGTTGACAACTTTGGCTTCATCGAGTCGTCAGCCAAGCTCAGCGCGCTCGCGGAGACGGTGGAAGATAATGGTGGGTGCACCTTTGTAACGGCCTTTAGCGGCCTGTTTGCGCCGTACTGGATTGACGATGCGAGAGGCACGATATTTGGTATCACGGCGTACACGCAGCGCGGGCACGTTGCGAGAGCGACGCTGGAGGCGACGTGTTTCCAGACAAAGGCCATTCTCGACTCGATGGAGAAGGACAGCGGACATGCGCTGACGGAGCTGGCCGTTGACGGTGGCATGTGCAACTCGGATCTCATCATGCAG ACCCAGTCTGACCTTATTGGGATCCCTGTCAACAGACCCGGCATGCGTGAGACAACTGCACTAGGTGCAGCTATCGCGGCCGGCTTCGCCGTCGGCATCTGGAAGAGctttgatgagttgaaggagGTGAATACCCAGGGTCGCACCATCTTTAAACCGCAGAtcgccgaggaagaagcgacGAAGCGGTTCAGCCGTTGGACCAAAGCGGTTGAGATGTCCAAGGGATGGGCCAACGAATAG
- a CDS encoding hypothetical protein (EggNog:ENOG41): MASSVLDVSSPRGAAVPISFTRGTCSRPNFSTVTEAFFHYATTQPSATAARDLSAEPAVEISYGELAERSIRLAQRLRSLGVMPGHRVPLVVKRGVGMLVGILSILSCGAQYVPLDGGVVAEETLRFVLQQTGGRIALSSSATAHRISSTDVTDVVIIEDEDGSRQSVEDFTPLSKPEDGCYVIYTSGTTGTPKGVDISHNNVTNLLCQAPGNLGIGPGTCVGQVLNVSFDMVFKTKDYADMPFEAAWETLGCLSNGGTLVMRGSDWSKALKQIDVLICTPSILSKYNPQDFPRLKTVATAGEPSSQQLADLWASHISYFNCYGPTETTIVNTMHQHQTGQPLSIGRPTPGNNVYILDEFLVPVPVGEVGNVWAGGAGVARGYVDLPDKTTERFRPDPFTQDGSNMYNTGDLCQWNSDGTLHILGRIDDQVKVKGFRVELDGVTACIKSCPSVQSATALLINNEIHAFITPNHCPINVVEAHLKTLQPYYAMPTHYHQLDSLPMTPNGKIDKRALRMKEMVEVDKPKPAVLHARMDSNASSATQLSSFSDASDTTLINEHQYDLEKALPEKDMPKHARGLRHRLLIVYRRLFSLVGLFNIGAAIALLLTGITREWMGNITAINLATAVLVRQEFVINALYTITCSVPKTWPLAIRTRCAKIYHLGGVHSGAAVSAGAWLLATNIADIACSFGSCANWGNLSIASQTISWILSAMFVGMIGMAWPSVRKRYHDLFERTHRFAGWTMLALFWVQTVLSAHDNTPSGTTLGESCVKSPAFWLLAVATASVASSWCFLRKVPVEAEKLSDHAIRLHFDYTVPVNGSFTRLSHKPLKEWHSFATIPAPEAINGRSKGYSLVVSNAGDWTKSTIQDGPSHIWTRGVPTCGVMRIATLFNRVVLIATGSGIGPVLGHIQNPTCPTQLIWSTKNPEETFGEEICQTISKRIPDAVIHDTKKLGRPDLVKMGYNLVKAFKAEAVIIIANEKITKKVVYGLETRGVPAYGAIWDS, translated from the exons ATGGCATCATCTGTGCTTGACGTCTCATCCCCGCGGGGAGCTGCCGTGCCAATCTCGTTTACACGAGGTACATGCAGTAGACCTAACTTCTCGACTGTCACAGAGGCATTCTTCCACTATGCCACCACGCAGCCTTCGGCAACTGCGGCACGAGATCTCTCTGCCGAGCCAGCTGTTGAGATAAGCTATGGCGAGCTTGCTGAACGAAGCATCCGGTTGGCGCAACGGTTACGAAGTCTGGGCGTCATGCCGGGACATCGTGTGCCGCTTGTTGTCAAGCGCGGTGTTGGTATGTTGGTTGGTATACTTTCGATCTTGTCTTGTGGAGCTCAATATGTTCCTCTTGACGGAGGCGTAGTGGCAGAGGAGACCTTGCGGTTTGTGTTACAGCAGACTGGTGGAAGGATAGCTTTGTCTTCAAGCGCTACGGCACATCGTATCTCGAGCACGGATGTAACAGATGTTGTCAtcatcgaggatgaagacggtAGCAGACAGAGTGTCGAAGACTTTACTCCATTGAGTAAGCCTGAGGATGGCTGCTATGTGATATATACATCAG GCACAACAGGTACACCAAAAGGAGTCGACATCAGTCACAACAATGTAACAAACTTGTTATGCCAAGCACCAGGAAACCTGGGTATTGGTCCAGGAACATGTGTCGGCCAAGTGTTGAATGTCAGCTTTGATATGG TATTCAAGACAAAGGACTATGCTGACATGCCATTTGAAGCTGCTTGGGAGACTCTTGGTTGTCTATCGAATGGCGGAACCTTGGTCATGCGGGGCTCTGACTGGTCAAAGGCCCTAAAGCAA ATTGATGTCCTTATCTGCACTCCAAGCATTCTCTCAAAGTACAACCCACAGGACTTCCCAAGATTGAAGACCGTTGCCACAGCAGGAGAGCCTAGTTCTCAACA ACTCGCTGACCTATGGGCATCTCACATCTCATACTTCAACTGCTACGGCCCAACAGAAACTACCATCGTCAACACCatgcaccagcaccaaacGGGCCAACCTCTCTCTATCGGCAGACCAACACCAGGAAATAACGTTTATATCCTAGACGAGTTTCTTGTACCCGTGCCTGTTGGAGAAGTTGGTAATGTTTGGGCTGGTGGTGCAGGCGTAGCTCGTGGCTATGTCGACTTGCCAGACAAGACAACTGAGAGGTTCAGACCCGACCCTTTCACTCAAGACGG CTCAAACATGTACAACACTGGTGATCTGTGTCAATGGAACTCTGACGGTACCCTCCACATCCTTGGTCGGATAGACGACCaggtcaaagtcaaaggctTCCGCGTCGAACTCGACGGCGTAACAGCCTGCATAAAATCCTGCCCCTCCGTCCAGTCCGCCACAgccctcctcatcaacaatgagATCCACGCCTTCATCACCCCCAACCACTGCCCCATCAACGTTGTCGAAGCCCATCTCAAGACCCTCCAGCCTTACTACGCCATGCCAACACACTACCACCAACTAGATAGTCTTCCCATGACTCCAAACGGAAAGATTGACAAGCGCGCTCTGAGGATGAAAGAGATGGTGGAGGTTGATAAACCTAAGCCTGCTGTTCTGCATGCGCGCATGGATTCGAATGCTTCGAGCGCCACACAGCTTAGTTCTTTCTCTGATGCGAGTGATACGACGCTTATTAATGAGCATCAGTATGATCTTGAGAAGGCACTTCCTGAGAAGGATATGCCTAAGCATGCGAGAGGGCTGCGGCACAGATTGCTCATTGTTTATCGTCGGCTGTTTTCCCTTGTTGGACTCTTCAACATTGGTGCTGCTATTGCTCTCCTCCTGACTGGTATCACCAGGGAGTGGATGGGTAACATCACAGCCATCAATCTAGCCACAGCTGTTCTTGTCCGTCAAGAATTCGTCATCAACGCCCTCTACACTATCACATGTAGTGTCCCCAAAACCTGGCCTCTTGCAATTAGGACCCGATGTGCCAAGATCTATCATCTCGGTGGCGTTCACTCTGGTGCAGCTGTCAGCGCAGGAGCATGGCTTCTTGCAACAAACATCGCCGACATCGCTTGTTCGTTCGGAAGCTGTGCCAACTGGGGTAACTTATCCATCGCTTCTCAAACCATCTCTTGGATCTTGTCTGCCATGTTCGTTGGCATGATCGGAATGGCTTGGCCTTCAGTCCGTAAGCGGTATCACGATCTCTTCGAGAGAACTCACCGCTTTGCTGGATGGACTATGCTCGCCCTCTTCTGGGTGCAAACCGTGCTTTCAGCCCACGACAACACCCCTTCTGGTACTACACTTGGAGAATCCTGCGTCAAGTCGCCTGCCTTCTGGTTACTGGCCGTCGCAACAGCCAGTGTTGCTTCTTCCTGGTGCTTCCTCCGAAAAGTCCccgttgaagctgagaaacTCTCCGACCACGCTATCAGACTTCACTTTGACTACACTGTCCCTGTCAACGGTTCTTTCACCCGTCTCTCTCACAAACCCCTCAAGGAGTGGCATTCCTTCGCCACCATCCCGGCTCCCGAAGCCATCAACGGCCGATCAAAGGGCTACTCCCTTGTCGTCTCTAACGCCGGCGACTGGACAAAGTCCACCATCCAAGACGGCCCCTCTCATATCTGGACACGCGGTGTCCCAACATGCGGCGTCATGCGCATCGCGACCCTCTTCAACCGCGTCGTCCTCATCGCAACAGGTTCCGGCATCGGTCCTGTTCTCGGACATATCCAAAACCCAACATGTCCCACACAACTCATCTGGTCAACCAAGAACCCTGAAGAAACTTTTGGGGAAGAAATCTGCCAGACTATCAGCAAGCGCATTCCTGATGCTGTCATCCACGATACTAAGAAGCTTGGGAGACCTGACTTGGTGAAGATGGGCTACAATCTGGTAAAGGCTTTCAAAGCTGAGGCAGTTATCATCATTGCGAATGAGAAGATTACGAAAAAAGTGGTTTATGGTTTGGAAACGCGTGGTGTTCCAGCTTATGGTGCTATCTGGGATAGTTGA
- a CDS encoding hypothetical protein (EggNog:ENOG41) yields the protein MEEQLVLASTPADGVRVLALNRPSKRNALSQELITVFLEQLNTASKDDGVRVIVITGSSSFFCAGADIGEISRLDAEDARGCRYLADLCSGMQAVRKPLIAAVEGMALGGGFELALMCDLIFSADGSRFGLPEVKIGLIPGAGGTQRLTNAVGKYKAMQMILLGQPISAEEARSVGLVAQLYESGKVLEHVVKDHASTLAALSPTALGLAKEAICRSDSLGVDHEFERSLYYFAFGTRDKREGVKAFLEKRKPEWGPR from the exons ATGGAGGAGCAATTGGTCCTTGCGTCGACGCCTGCAGACGGCGTACGCGTCCTCGCGTTAAACAGACCCTCCAAGCGAAACGCCCTCTCGCAGGAGCTCATTACCGTGTTTCTGGAACAGCTGAACACGGCGTCCAAGGACGATGGCGTGCGAGTCATTGTCATCACCGGcagctcttctttcttctgcg CGGGAGCTGATATCGGGGAGATCTCGCGGCTCGATGCGGAAGACGCGCGGGGCTGCCGCTATCTGGCGGACCTTTGCTCGGGGATGCAGGCCGTGCGCAAGCCCTTGAtagctgctgttgagggAATGGCG CTCGGAGGGGGCTTTGAGCTTGCTCTCATG TGTGACCTGATCTTTTCCGCGGACGGAAGCCGCTTCGGTCTTCCAGAAGTCAAGATTGGTCTCATCCCTGGCGCTGGCGGTACACAGCGTCTGACCAACGCCGTGGGAAAGTACAAG GCCATGCAGATGATCCTCCTTGGTCAGCCCATATCAGCGGAAGAGGCCCGGTCCGTAGGTCTTGTCGCGCAGCTGTATGAGAGCGGCAAAGTCCTCGAGCACGTTGTGAAGGATCATGCATCGACGCTTGCGGCCCTGAGCCCCACGGCGCTGGGCTTGGCTAAGGAGGCTATCTGTAGAT CTGATAGTTTGGGGGTCGATCATGAGTTTGAGAGGAGTTTGTATTACTTTGCGTTTGGGACGCGGGATAAGCGAGAGGGTGTCAAGGcgttcttggagaagaggaagccagAATGGGGGCCTAGGTAA